A stretch of the Cygnus olor isolate bCygOlo1 chromosome 25, bCygOlo1.pri.v2, whole genome shotgun sequence genome encodes the following:
- the NKIRAS2 gene encoding NF-kappa-B inhibitor-interacting Ras-like protein 2 has product MGKSCKVVVCGQASVGKTAILEQLLYGNHVVGSEMIETQEDIYVGSIETDRGVREQVRFYDTRGLRDGLELPKHCFSCTDGYVLVYSTDSKESFKRVELLKKEIDKSKDKKEVTIVVLGNKCDLQEQRRVDHDAAQHWAKGEKVKLWEVSVADRRTLIEPFIYLASKMTQPQSKSAFPLSRKNKGGGSVDG; this is encoded by the exons ATGGGGAAGAGCTGCAAGGTGGTGGTGTGCGGCCAGGCCTCCGTGGGGAAAACGGCgatcctggagcagctgctgtacGGGAACCATGTGGTGG GCTCAGAGATGATCGAGACCCAGGAGGACATTTACGTGGGCTCCATCGAGACGGACCGCGGGGTGCGTGAGCAGGTGCGCTTCTACGACACGCGGGGCCTGCGGGACGGCCTGGAGCTTCCCAAGCATTGCTTCTCCTGCACGGATGGCTACGTGCTGGTCTATAGCACCGACAGCAAGGAGTCCTTCAAGCGGGTGgagctcctcaagaaggaaattgACAAGTCCAAAGACAAGAAGGAG GTCACCATCGTGGTTTTGGGCAATAAGTGTGACTTGCAGGAGCAGCGCCGGGTAGACCATGACGCAGCCCAGCACTGGGCCAAGGGTGAGAAGGTGAAGCTGTGGGAGGTGTCTGTGGCTGACCGGCGTACGTTGATCGAGCCGTTCATCTACCTGGCCAGTAAGATGACACAGCCACAGAGCAAGTCTGCTTTTCCCCTGAGTCGCAAGAACAAGGGTGGCGGTTCTGTGGATGGCTGA